The Methylocystis bryophila genome contains the following window.
TCTTGTCGTGCACGCGGAGGACCGCATTGTCCTGGGGAGTGCCGACGAAATATCGCGCCGTGACCACGACATTGTCGTCCTGGGTCTGCGAATAGACATGCTCAACGCCGTTGATGCTCTTGATGAGGTCCTCGAGCGGCCGCGTCACGAGCTCGATCGCATCCTCCGCCTTGTAGCCGTTCGTCGGAACGATGATGTCGACGAGCGGCACGGAGATTTGCGGCTCCTCCTCGCGCGGCAGCGCCTGCAGCGCGAGGAGCCCGACGAGGAGGGAGGCCATGAGCAGAAGAGGAGTGAGCGGCGAACCGATGAAGGTCCGCGTCAGGGCTCCGGATATGCCAAGCTTCATGGCGCCGTCACCACGTCGCCGTCTCTCAGTCCGGAGAGAACTTCGATTTCCTTTCCGCGCGCCTCACCCGTCTGCACGACGATCTCGGCCCCGTCTTTGAGGCGCACGAAGTCCACGCCCGCGCGCCGATAAACCGCTGCGCGCGGGACGAAGATCGCCTTGCGCTTGCCCGTGGGGACATAGATGCGCGTGCGCTCGCCGACGAAGTAGTCGCCGAGGCCATTCACCTCTACGTCGGCGACGACGCGCCCGCCTTGAATCTGGGGATAGACGAGGAGCACACGGCCCGAAGTCCGCGCGTCCTGGCCGCTCTCCTCGACACCGCGCCCGCCGATTTGGACCGTATCGCCTGCACGGATGAAGCGGGCGTGTCGCTCAGGGAGCTGCAAGCGCAGAATATACTTGTCTTCGGTGACCGTTGCGATGGTTTCTCCGGGCATGACGGCGCGCCCGACCGAGACGGGAACAGTCAAAACCCGTCCCGCGCCCGCGGCCAAAACCTTCCCTTCGCTCGCTTGCTGCTCGACGACTCCGCGGTCGCTGCGCATGGCCGCCAGGCTTTTTTCGGCGACATCGAAGGCAGTCCTGGCCTGGTCGCGGAGAACCTTTGTCGTTACGCCATGTTGGAGGAGATCTTGCGCGCGATCGAGATCGGCCCTGGCCTTGTCGCGTTGCGCCTGCAGCGATTGGATCCGCTGATCGATCCCCTGGATCTGCAGATAGAGCTTTTGATCCGTGACGAGGGCGACCTCTTCCCCTGCAGCGACGCGATCGCCTTCCTTCACCTTCAGCGCCGAGATCGTGCCGCCAATTCGCGCGCGCAAAGTCTGGACGTGCACGGGCTCGACGGTGGCGATCACCGATTTGAGGTCGTCGACCGGCGCTGCGCGGACCGTGATCTCGCTCGCCAAGCTGGCGCTTCCGCAAATCATCGGCATCGCTGAGAGCAGGCCCAGGATCAATCGCTTTCGCATGGTCGCCGTCACCCCCCGGTCCCCTCTCATTGCGCTATTGACTCATACATTAGCAATATATACATTAGCAAGTATGAATTTTTCTGAACTCGCCCCCAGAGCAGCGGAAGCGGAACAATTCCTGAAGGCGCTGGGCAACCGGCATCGGCTGATGATCCTTTGTGAGCTCCACAATGGAGAGGCGGGCGTCTCTGAGTTGCAGCGGGCTTTAGGCCTCAGCCAATCGTCCCTGTCCCAGCATCTCGCGCGATTGCGGAGAGACAAGCTCGTCAAGACTCGCCGCGAATCGCAAGCCATATACTACTCGCTCGCCACCGCCGACGTGACACGCTTCATAGCGCTGCTTGCCGACCTGTTCTGCGCAGGGGACGCAGAGCGCGTGAAAGTAGCAAAGCTTAAGCGCCGCGGCGAGGCGAAAGCGAGCTGCTCCCTCGCTCCCGTCGCCTCCAGAGGACAAAGAACATGAGCATCGACCGAATCGTCATGGCCTTCGCGGGAGTCGTGATTCTGCTGAGCCTGTCGCTCGCGCATTATTTCAGCGACTGGTGGCTGCTGCTCACGGCCTTCGTGGGGCTCAATCTCCTTCAATCCGCTTTCACGGGAATTTGTCCCCTCGCGATGCTTTTGAAGAGGTTCGGCTACGCTTCAGGCGCCGCATTTTGACGATTGGCATTGCGACATTGTCGCTTTCGATCACGTAGCGAGCGCCTAATGTCGAGATTGCGATGTGTCGCCTCTGGCGATGGATCGACAGACGCCAGGCGCGACTTTACGACCTGGCGAGATCAACAAGGCAGGGACTGCGCGCCGATCGACTCCTTCAATCGGATGGCGCGCGGACATGGCGTTCAAGCGTGAGACGGCTACCGCGCCAGCCCTCTTAGACACCCTCGTCTCAAACAAACGCCCGCGAAGCGAGAAAGCGAGCGCGGCACGGAGAGAGAAACGCCATGACTAAGATTGTCGTGCTGGGCGCGGGCATCGGCGGTGTGCCGCTCGCCTTCGAGCTGAAGGACATGCTGGGAAAGCAGGCCGAAATCACCGTCGTCTCGCAAACCGACTATTTCCAGTTCGTCCCCTCAAATCCTTGGGTCGCCGTCAAATGGCGCAAGCCGACGGATATCAAGGTCAGCCTCACCGAGGTGTTTAAGAGACGCAAGATCGGCTTCACCTCTGTCGGCGCGAAGCGTCTAAAGCCCGTCGAGAACCGCGTGGAGCTCAATGACGGAAGCTCTTTGCCGTACGACTATCTGGTCATCGCGACAGGCCCGCATCTCGCCTTCGACGAGATCGAAGGTCTGGGTCCCAAGGCGAACACCAAATCCATTTGCCAGGTCGAGCACGCGGGGCCGGCGGGCGAGGAATGGGAAGAGTTTTGCAAGAACCCCGGACCGATGGTCATCGGCGCCGTGCAAGGCGCCTCCTGCTTCGGGCCCGCTTATGAATATGCGCTCACCGTCGTATCGGACCTGCGCAAGCGCAAGATCCGCGACCGCGTGCCGATCACCTTCGTGACCTCCGAGCCCTACATCGGCCATCTCGGCCTCGGCGGTGTCGGCGACACCAAAGGCATGCTCGAATCGCTCATGCGCGATCGCGACATCAAATGGGTGACGAACGCCAAGATCGATCGCGTCAACCCCGATTCGGTCGAGGCGACTGAGCTCAACGAAGACGGCTCGGTGAAAAAGACGCATAAGATCGCCACCAATTTCACGATGCTGTTGCCGGCCTTCCGTGGCGTCGATTGCTTGAAGGACGAGGACGGCAAGTG
Protein-coding sequences here:
- a CDS encoding NAD(P)/FAD-dependent oxidoreductase, whose product is MTKIVVLGAGIGGVPLAFELKDMLGKQAEITVVSQTDYFQFVPSNPWVAVKWRKPTDIKVSLTEVFKRRKIGFTSVGAKRLKPVENRVELNDGSSLPYDYLVIATGPHLAFDEIEGLGPKANTKSICQVEHAGPAGEEWEEFCKNPGPMVIGAVQGASCFGPAYEYALTVVSDLRKRKIRDRVPITFVTSEPYIGHLGLGGVGDTKGMLESLMRDRDIKWVTNAKIDRVNPDSVEATELNEDGSVKKTHKIATNFTMLLPAFRGVDCLKDEDGKWIDGLTNPRGFIAVDRKQRSAKYPNVFAIGVCVALPPFEATPVPVGMPKTGYMIESMCTATAHNIRDLIVGKEPTHEGTWNAVCLADFGDSGIAFIAQPQIPPRNINWSSKGYWVHLAKVAYEFYFLRKVRKGHCEPFYERIIMKWLGIVRLKGRHA
- a CDS encoding ArsR/SmtB family transcription factor, with product MISLAKLALPQIIGIAESRPRINRFRMVAVTPRSPLIALLTHTLAIYTLASMNFSELAPRAAEAEQFLKALGNRHRLMILCELHNGEAGVSELQRALGLSQSSLSQHLARLRRDKLVKTRRESQAIYYSLATADVTRFIALLADLFCAGDAERVKVAKLKRRGEAKASCSLAPVASRGQRT
- a CDS encoding efflux RND transporter periplasmic adaptor subunit, which translates into the protein MASEITVRAAPVDDLKSVIATVEPVHVQTLRARIGGTISALKVKEGDRVAAGEEVALVTDQKLYLQIQGIDQRIQSLQAQRDKARADLDRAQDLLQHGVTTKVLRDQARTAFDVAEKSLAAMRSDRGVVEQQASEGKVLAAGAGRVLTVPVSVGRAVMPGETIATVTEDKYILRLQLPERHARFIRAGDTVQIGGRGVEESGQDARTSGRVLLVYPQIQGGRVVADVEVNGLGDYFVGERTRIYVPTGKRKAIFVPRAAVYRRAGVDFVRLKDGAEIVVQTGEARGKEIEVLSGLRDGDVVTAP
- a CDS encoding YgaP family membrane protein — translated: MSIDRIVMAFAGVVILLSLSLAHYFSDWWLLLTAFVGLNLLQSAFTGICPLAMLLKRFGYASGAAF